A part of Paenibacillus donghaensis genomic DNA contains:
- a CDS encoding iron-containing alcohol dehydrogenase, whose translation MRKFEFYNPTKLIFGQGTLDTLQTEVPKYGRNVLLMYGGGSIKRSGLYDKVIAQLTKLDAVVTELSGVEPNPRLSTVHKGVELCREHKIDLILAVGGGSVLDCAKAVAVGAKYDGDMWDFVERKAAAQDALPLGTVLTMAATGSEMNNGSVITNEVTQEKMGWGSIHAYPAFSILDPENTFSLPRDQTVYGMVDIMSHVLEHYFHTDGNTLVQDGFCETLLRTVIETAPKLIDDLENYELRETIMYCGTMALNGMVSMGFAGDWATHNIEHAVSAVYDIPHGGGLAILFPQWMKYNLSTNPARFRQLAVQVFGIDPSGKTDEQAGLEGIEALRSFWDSIGAPKVLGDYDIDDSDFGVMADKAVRFGPFGNFRKLNREDVVEIYKLAL comes from the coding sequence ATGCGTAAATTTGAATTCTATAATCCGACCAAGCTGATCTTCGGACAAGGTACCCTGGACACACTCCAGACTGAAGTGCCGAAATACGGCCGGAACGTGCTTCTGATGTATGGCGGCGGCAGCATTAAACGCAGCGGCCTGTATGATAAAGTTATTGCCCAGCTGACCAAGCTGGATGCGGTTGTAACCGAGCTGTCCGGCGTAGAGCCGAACCCGCGGTTGTCCACAGTTCATAAGGGCGTAGAGCTGTGCCGCGAGCATAAGATTGATCTGATTCTGGCCGTAGGCGGCGGCAGCGTGCTTGACTGTGCCAAGGCGGTTGCTGTTGGGGCTAAATATGACGGAGATATGTGGGATTTCGTAGAGCGCAAGGCGGCAGCGCAGGACGCTCTGCCTCTGGGAACCGTGCTGACCATGGCGGCCACCGGCTCCGAGATGAACAACGGCTCGGTCATTACGAACGAAGTCACCCAGGAGAAAATGGGCTGGGGCAGCATCCATGCCTACCCGGCGTTCTCTATTCTTGATCCCGAGAATACCTTCTCCCTGCCGCGCGACCAGACGGTCTACGGAATGGTGGACATTATGTCCCATGTGCTGGAGCATTATTTCCACACTGACGGCAATACGCTGGTGCAGGACGGCTTCTGTGAGACGCTCCTGCGCACTGTGATCGAAACGGCTCCGAAGCTGATTGACGACCTTGAGAATTACGAGCTGCGGGAGACAATTATGTACTGTGGCACGATGGCGCTGAATGGTATGGTCAGCATGGGTTTTGCAGGAGACTGGGCCACTCACAACATCGAGCATGCCGTCTCCGCGGTATATGATATTCCACACGGCGGCGGACTTGCCATTCTGTTCCCGCAGTGGATGAAATACAACCTGAGCACGAATCCGGCCCGTTTCCGCCAGCTGGCTGTTCAGGTATTCGGTATTGATCCTTCTGGCAAAACCGACGAACAAGCCGGTCTGGAAGGGATTGAAGCGCTGCGCAGCTTCTGGGATTCCATTGGCGCGCCGAAGGTGCTGGGCGACTACGATATCGACGACAGCGATTTTGGCGTGATGGCCGACAAGGCAGTCCGTTTCGGTCCGTTCGGTAACTTCCGCAAGCTGAACCGCGAAGATGTGGTCGAGATTTACAAGCTGGCGCTTTAA
- the ptsG gene encoding glucose-specific PTS transporter subunit IIBC → MFKKLFGVLQRVGKALMLPVAILPAAGLLLGIGSMLVNPDFLQYVPALENNVVQGVASVLMNSGQVVFDNLALLFAVGVAIGLAGGEGVAGLAAIIGFLVMNITMGTVEGVNDYVLSQGNFAYSSVLGIPTLQTGVFGGILVGVLAAEMYKRFFRIELPSYLGFFAGKRFVPIMTAVTSLLLGLLLTQIWPPIQEGLNYVSQSMIDTNKTLAAFIFGVIERSLIPFGLHHIFYSPFWYEFGSYVDKAGELVRGDQRIFMKQLTDGVTLTAGTFTTGKYPFMMFGLPAAALAIYHEAKTKNKKIVGSLMISAALTSFLTGITEPLEFSFLFVAPLLFAVHAVFAGLSFMTMQLLNVKIGMTFSGGFIDYVLFGIIPNRTQWWLVIPVGLAIGVIYYFGFRFVIRKFNLKTPGREEDVEDDANEDLASVSKQGDDLPRNILSALGGKENITHLDACITRLRVEVKDKAGVDKSRLKKLGASGVLEVGNNVQAIFGTRSDTIKSQIQDVMNGRTPAPAAAVVPQPELEKQAGEEGEAIIPEDIVSPVNGELLDITQVPDQVFSQKMTGDGFAFLSDDGKIASPVYGKVFNVFPSKHAIGIMSDGGKEVLVHIGVNTVKLKGQGFTILVEEGQLVAAGQPIMEVDLEFVKANAPSVISPVIFSNLPEGSSVTLKKPGKVSIGDKDIITIQ, encoded by the coding sequence ATGTTTAAGAAGTTATTCGGCGTTCTGCAGAGGGTCGGTAAAGCCTTGATGCTTCCCGTCGCTATTCTGCCCGCAGCTGGTCTCCTGCTGGGGATAGGCAGCATGTTGGTTAACCCTGACTTCCTCCAGTATGTTCCAGCGCTAGAGAATAATGTTGTGCAAGGTGTTGCGAGTGTTCTGATGAATTCAGGGCAAGTGGTATTTGATAATCTCGCATTATTGTTCGCGGTGGGTGTGGCCATAGGCCTTGCCGGCGGTGAAGGGGTAGCGGGATTGGCCGCCATTATTGGTTTCCTTGTAATGAATATTACGATGGGAACCGTTGAAGGCGTGAATGATTATGTACTAAGTCAAGGCAACTTTGCCTATTCCTCTGTACTGGGTATTCCTACACTTCAGACAGGAGTGTTCGGAGGGATTCTCGTCGGGGTGCTCGCTGCGGAGATGTACAAACGCTTCTTCCGCATCGAGCTGCCGTCTTACCTCGGATTCTTCGCCGGTAAGCGGTTCGTACCCATTATGACGGCAGTTACGTCCTTGCTGCTTGGTCTGCTGCTGACGCAGATCTGGCCGCCGATTCAAGAGGGTCTGAACTATGTCTCGCAGAGTATGATCGATACGAACAAAACCCTGGCTGCCTTTATTTTCGGGGTGATTGAGCGCTCGCTGATTCCTTTTGGTCTGCATCACATTTTCTATTCACCGTTCTGGTATGAATTTGGCAGCTATGTGGATAAGGCGGGTGAACTGGTTCGCGGGGACCAGCGTATCTTCATGAAGCAGTTGACGGATGGAGTGACACTGACGGCGGGTACATTTACTACAGGTAAATATCCGTTTATGATGTTTGGTCTTCCAGCCGCAGCGCTGGCGATCTATCACGAAGCGAAAACCAAGAACAAGAAAATTGTCGGAAGTCTGATGATTTCTGCAGCGCTGACCTCGTTCCTGACGGGGATCACCGAACCGCTGGAATTCTCCTTCCTGTTCGTGGCACCACTCTTGTTCGCGGTGCATGCTGTGTTCGCAGGGCTGTCGTTTATGACCATGCAACTGCTCAACGTCAAGATCGGCATGACCTTCTCCGGGGGGTTCATCGACTATGTGCTCTTCGGAATTATTCCGAACCGTACCCAGTGGTGGCTGGTCATTCCGGTAGGTCTGGCCATTGGAGTGATCTACTACTTCGGCTTCCGGTTTGTTATCCGCAAGTTCAATCTGAAGACACCCGGCCGTGAAGAGGATGTGGAAGACGATGCGAATGAGGATCTGGCTTCGGTTTCCAAGCAAGGCGATGATCTGCCGCGCAACATCCTGTCCGCACTGGGGGGCAAGGAGAATATTACCCATCTGGATGCCTGCATCACACGGCTGCGTGTCGAGGTTAAGGACAAAGCGGGTGTGGATAAGAGCCGCTTGAAAAAATTAGGCGCATCAGGCGTGCTGGAAGTGGGTAATAATGTCCAAGCGATCTTCGGAACACGTTCGGATACGATCAAGTCGCAGATTCAAGATGTGATGAATGGCCGTACACCAGCCCCTGCGGCGGCGGTCGTTCCGCAGCCGGAGCTGGAGAAGCAGGCAGGGGAAGAAGGCGAGGCCATTATACCGGAAGATATCGTCTCCCCGGTCAACGGTGAGCTGCTGGATATCACCCAGGTTCCGGACCAGGTGTTCTCACAGAAGATGACCGGGGATGGATTTGCCTTCCTGTCGGATGACGGCAAGATAGCTTCGCCGGTATACGGCAAAGTGTTCAACGTCTTCCCAAGCAAACATGCGATCGGCATTATGTCCGATGGCGGCAAGGAAGTGCTTGTCCATATCGGCGTAAATACAGTTAAGCTGAAGGGCCAGGGCTTCACCATCCTGGTCGAAGAAGGCCAGCTGGTTGCTGCAGGACAGCCGATTATGGAGGTTGACCTGGAGTTCGTGAAGGCGAACGCGCCATCTGTGATATCACCGGTTATTTTCTCCAATCTGCCGGAAGGTTCATCGGTTACACTCAAGAAGCCGGGCAAGGTATCCATCGGCGACAAAGACATCATCACTATTCAGTAA
- a CDS encoding flotillin family protein has translation MPEIPEYFFIPAVVVAVLIVLGLAFWARFRTVGPDEGMIVTGSFLGKNHLSDDGSGRKIKIVRGGGAFILPIFQKAEFMSLLSHKLDVTTPEVYTEQGVPVIADGVAIIKVGSSTEDVATAAEQFMGKPIESLKSEAQEVLEGHLRAILGTMTVEEVYRNRDRFAQEVQGVAARDLKKMGLQIVSFTIKDVRDKHGYLEALGKPRIAAVKRDAEIAEAQAVRDARIQKASAEEEGQKAELLRDTNIAEASKENQLKVAAFKRDQDTAKAEADQAYFIQEARGKQTVVEEQMKVELVRKMREIDLQDKEILVREKQYDAEVKKKAEADRYAVEQAAEADKAKRMREADAIQYSIETQARATSAQKRLEGQAVADAELAKGTADAEVIRLRGLAEAEAKEKLAEAFAKFGEAAILDIIVKMLPELAGKIAQPLASIDKLTVVDTGNGAGAARVSNYVTELMSTAPEMLKSVSGIDVESLIKKLTHKSAEAPAAQSAASLPAMPAKPAAPGSLPEDLGQ, from the coding sequence ATGCCGGAAATTCCTGAATATTTCTTCATACCAGCAGTCGTTGTCGCTGTTCTAATTGTACTCGGTCTGGCATTCTGGGCACGCTTCAGGACAGTAGGACCGGATGAAGGCATGATCGTAACCGGCTCGTTTCTCGGGAAGAACCATTTGTCCGATGACGGCTCCGGCCGCAAGATCAAGATTGTACGGGGCGGCGGTGCATTTATTCTGCCTATCTTCCAGAAGGCTGAATTTATGTCGCTGCTATCCCATAAGCTGGATGTTACCACTCCTGAGGTATATACCGAGCAAGGCGTACCGGTTATTGCCGATGGGGTAGCCATTATCAAGGTAGGCAGTTCCACGGAGGACGTAGCTACAGCGGCAGAGCAGTTCATGGGCAAGCCGATTGAGTCGCTGAAGAGTGAAGCCCAGGAGGTGCTGGAAGGCCATCTGCGTGCCATTCTCGGCACGATGACCGTTGAAGAGGTCTACCGCAACCGTGACCGCTTCGCGCAGGAGGTTCAGGGTGTGGCTGCAAGAGATCTGAAGAAAATGGGTCTGCAGATCGTCTCCTTCACCATTAAGGATGTGCGTGACAAGCACGGCTATCTTGAGGCGCTCGGGAAGCCGCGGATCGCGGCCGTGAAGCGGGATGCGGAGATCGCGGAGGCTCAGGCCGTGCGTGATGCCCGGATTCAGAAGGCTTCGGCGGAAGAGGAAGGCCAGAAAGCCGAGCTGCTGCGCGATACGAACATCGCGGAAGCCTCCAAAGAGAACCAGCTGAAGGTGGCAGCGTTCAAGCGGGACCAGGATACTGCGAAGGCAGAAGCCGATCAGGCCTATTTCATCCAGGAAGCACGCGGCAAGCAGACAGTGGTGGAAGAGCAGATGAAGGTGGAGCTGGTGCGCAAGATGCGCGAAATTGATCTCCAGGACAAGGAAATTCTGGTCCGTGAGAAGCAGTATGACGCGGAAGTGAAGAAGAAGGCCGAAGCGGACCGTTATGCGGTAGAGCAGGCAGCGGAGGCTGACAAGGCGAAGAGAATGCGTGAAGCCGATGCGATCCAGTATAGCATCGAGACGCAGGCAAGAGCGACCTCCGCGCAGAAGCGTCTGGAAGGCCAGGCGGTCGCCGATGCCGAGCTGGCCAAAGGTACTGCAGATGCCGAGGTTATCCGGCTGCGCGGTCTGGCGGAAGCGGAAGCCAAGGAGAAGCTGGCCGAGGCCTTTGCCAAGTTCGGCGAAGCTGCCATTCTCGACATAATCGTCAAAATGCTGCCTGAGCTGGCCGGCAAAATCGCTCAGCCGCTTGCTTCCATCGATAAGCTGACAGTGGTGGATACCGGCAATGGCGCCGGGGCGGCGCGTGTAAGCAATTATGTCACTGAGCTGATGTCCACTGCTCCCGAGATGCTGAAGAGTGTCTCTGGCATTGATGTGGAGTCGCTGATCAAGAAGCTGACTCATAAGTCCGCCGAAGCTCCGGCTGCCCAGTCTGCAGCCAGTCTTCCGGCAATGCCTGCTAAACCTGCGGCTCCTGGCTCTTTGCCGGAAGATCTCGGGCAATGA
- the glcT gene encoding glucose PTS transporter transcription antiterminator GlcT, with product MSSITVAKVLNNNVIIADHPQYSEVVVIGKGIGFNRKTRDRINLSSVEKMFILRSQEEQEQYKQLVPQVDEKLIEVVQEIVLHIMQSSRQQLNEHIHIALTDHLSFAIRRNEQNIAIHNPFLYETREIYPEEYQLAEYAIARINEVMGANLPGDEIGFVALHIVSAISNRHISEVKQHSELIGDLVGLVENILEYRIPRDSLDYSRLVTHLRFVLERLRRGEAVRETSSLDGLMKREYPEMYTLAWKITKVIEKRMRIPVYPAEVSYLTIHLQRLSQKKEDEPER from the coding sequence TTGAGCAGCATTACCGTAGCCAAGGTGCTGAACAATAATGTTATTATTGCAGATCATCCCCAATATTCCGAGGTAGTTGTCATCGGCAAGGGAATTGGCTTTAACCGCAAAACGCGTGATCGTATAAATCTCTCCTCCGTAGAGAAGATGTTCATTCTGCGCAGCCAGGAGGAGCAAGAGCAATACAAGCAGCTGGTTCCACAGGTGGATGAGAAGCTGATTGAGGTGGTACAGGAAATTGTGCTGCATATTATGCAGAGCAGCCGCCAGCAGCTTAATGAGCATATTCATATTGCCTTGACAGATCATCTATCCTTCGCCATCCGCCGCAATGAACAGAATATAGCCATTCATAACCCTTTTCTATATGAGACCAGGGAGATCTACCCGGAAGAGTACCAGCTGGCCGAATATGCGATAGCCCGGATCAATGAAGTGATGGGAGCTAATCTGCCGGGGGATGAGATCGGTTTCGTAGCGCTGCATATTGTCAGTGCGATCAGCAACAGGCATATCTCCGAGGTGAAGCAGCATTCCGAACTGATCGGGGATCTGGTCGGGCTGGTGGAGAATATTCTGGAATACCGCATCCCGCGTGATTCGCTGGACTATTCCAGACTTGTGACCCATCTGCGCTTCGTGCTGGAACGGCTTCGTCGAGGGGAAGCCGTGCGGGAGACGTCATCGCTGGACGGTCTGATGAAACGGGAATATCCCGAAATGTACACCCTTGCTTGGAAGATCACCAAAGTCATTGAGAAGCGGATGCGCATTCCCGTCTATCCTGCGGAGGTCAGCTATCTAACCATACATTTGCAAAGGTTATCCCAGAAAAAGGAAGATGAACCGGAAAGATAG
- a CDS encoding protease produces METLYLGCLVLGVIFAVVSVVVGDLIGNALDGMFDAVSFHFLNPTVLAGAVTVFGGAGILLTRYSALEAGPVAALSLLAAGFLGVLMYLGFVRPMDKSEMSSGFSMSELPGRIGEVMVPVPAQGYGEIMVRFGASNSLHTAASFDQELLPAGIKVVVVEVKEGVAMVSEFEKRKGEDM; encoded by the coding sequence TTGGAAACGCTGTATTTGGGCTGCTTGGTGCTTGGCGTCATCTTTGCCGTGGTCAGCGTCGTGGTGGGAGATCTGATCGGCAATGCGCTGGATGGAATGTTCGATGCGGTATCCTTTCATTTCCTGAATCCCACTGTTCTTGCAGGCGCGGTAACCGTGTTTGGCGGAGCAGGCATTCTGCTTACCCGCTATAGCGCACTGGAGGCGGGTCCGGTTGCGGCGTTGTCGCTGCTGGCTGCCGGGTTCCTGGGCGTACTGATGTATCTCGGCTTCGTAAGGCCGATGGATAAGAGTGAGATGTCGAGCGGGTTCTCGATGAGTGAGCTGCCTGGCAGAATAGGCGAAGTGATGGTTCCGGTTCCTGCACAGGGATACGGTGAAATTATGGTCAGATTCGGGGCGAGCAACAGTCTGCATACCGCAGCAAGCTTCGATCAGGAGCTCCTTCCGGCAGGCATCAAGGTTGTAGTAGTGGAAGTTAAGGAAGGCGTAGCAATGGTATCAGAATTCGAAAAGCGAAAAGGAGAGGATATGTAA
- a CDS encoding ATP-binding cassette domain-containing protein — MQLQLDNIRKSFGNKEVLKGIDFTFEQGKIYGLLGRNGAGKTSLFNCLSGETGMDSGAAFLREQEVSRPLEEGDIGYVFSLPILPEFLTGYEFVKFYMDINQDKIDPGRTLEDYFSIIKFEEEDRHRLIKGYSHGMKNKIQMLCFIISRPPLILLDEPLTSFDVVVALEIKKLLREMKQDHIIIFSTHILQLAADLCDELVILNNGYLQEIPPETLRSPEFEEQVIELLRDGEHA; from the coding sequence ATGCAGCTGCAATTGGATAATATCCGCAAGAGCTTTGGCAACAAAGAGGTATTGAAAGGCATCGACTTCACATTTGAGCAAGGCAAGATCTATGGACTGCTTGGACGCAACGGAGCCGGCAAAACCTCTTTGTTCAATTGCCTGAGCGGCGAAACCGGCATGGACAGCGGGGCGGCGTTTCTACGCGAGCAGGAAGTCAGCCGTCCGCTGGAGGAGGGGGACATCGGGTATGTGTTCTCGCTGCCCATTCTGCCTGAATTCCTCACTGGGTACGAATTCGTGAAATTCTACATGGATATCAACCAGGACAAGATTGATCCCGGACGGACACTTGAGGACTATTTCTCGATTATCAAGTTTGAGGAGGAAGATCGCCACCGGCTGATCAAAGGTTATTCGCATGGCATGAAGAACAAGATTCAGATGCTGTGCTTCATCATCTCCCGGCCGCCGCTGATCCTGCTGGACGAGCCGCTGACCTCGTTTGATGTGGTGGTGGCGCTGGAGATTAAGAAGCTGCTGCGGGAGATGAAGCAGGATCATATTATTATTTTCTCCACTCATATCCTGCAGCTGGCCGCCGATCTGTGTGATGAATTGGTCATACTGAACAATGGTTATCTTCAGGAGATTCCACCGGAAACCCTGCGTAGTCCGGAATTTGAAGAGCAGGTTATTGAACTGCTGAGGGATGGGGAACATGCTTAG
- the ptsP gene encoding phosphoenolpyruvate--protein phosphotransferase has protein sequence MNKISGIAASAGIAVARAFILEHPDYTITKTAVQDAEAEVAKLNDALAKSKAELQVIKERTLAELGEKKAEIFESHLLILDDPELINPVADKIREESVNADYALNEVAGQFIEMFENMKSAYLQERAADMRDVTKRVLNHLLGIHYVSPAEISEEVIVIALDLTPSDTAQLNRKFVKGFTTNIGGRTSHSAIMARSLEIPAVVGTKDILSRVKSGDLIIVDGLNGDVLINPSEAEVAEYTKMQEAYDLQIAEWKKLRDEPTVSADGKHVELAANIGTPNDVNGVIENGGEGVGLYRTEFLYMGRDKLPSEEIQYNAYRTVIENMKGKPVVVRTLDIGGDKELPYLDLPKEMNPFLGFRAIRLCLDRQDIFRTQLRALLRASAHGDLRIMFPMIATLGEFRAARDLLLEEKEKLRGEGHEVSDSIQLGIMVEIPSTAVLADQFAKEVDFFSIGTNDLIQYTMAADRMNERVSYLYQPYNPAILRLIKIVIDAAHAEGKWTGMCGEMAGDSTAIPLLLGLGLDEFSMSATSILPARSQISKLSAADMKELAAKALQMGTAEEVAALVHSINA, from the coding sequence ATGAATAAGATTTCAGGAATCGCGGCTTCAGCAGGGATTGCGGTAGCCCGTGCCTTTATCCTGGAACATCCGGATTATACGATTACGAAGACTGCCGTACAGGATGCGGAAGCTGAAGTAGCCAAGCTGAATGATGCCCTGGCGAAATCCAAAGCCGAGCTTCAGGTGATCAAGGAGCGTACTTTGGCAGAGCTGGGAGAGAAGAAAGCAGAGATCTTTGAATCCCATCTGCTGATTCTGGATGACCCGGAACTGATCAATCCTGTAGCGGACAAAATTCGTGAGGAATCGGTTAATGCGGACTATGCCCTGAATGAAGTAGCCGGTCAATTTATCGAAATGTTCGAGAATATGAAAAGCGCGTACCTGCAGGAACGTGCCGCTGATATGCGTGACGTAACCAAACGTGTGCTGAACCATCTGCTGGGCATCCATTATGTAAGCCCGGCGGAGATCAGCGAAGAGGTAATCGTCATCGCCCTTGATCTGACGCCTTCGGATACCGCACAGTTGAACCGCAAATTCGTTAAAGGTTTCACTACAAATATCGGCGGACGCACTTCGCACTCGGCGATTATGGCCCGTTCGCTGGAAATTCCGGCTGTTGTAGGCACCAAGGATATTCTGTCGAGAGTGAAGTCCGGCGACCTGATTATTGTGGACGGACTGAATGGCGATGTGCTGATCAATCCGAGCGAAGCCGAAGTAGCAGAGTACACCAAGATGCAGGAAGCTTACGATCTGCAGATTGCGGAATGGAAGAAGCTGCGTGATGAGCCAACCGTATCTGCCGATGGCAAACATGTTGAGCTGGCCGCCAATATCGGTACGCCTAACGATGTGAATGGTGTAATCGAGAACGGTGGGGAAGGCGTTGGCCTGTACCGCACGGAGTTCCTCTATATGGGCCGCGACAAGCTGCCTTCCGAGGAAATCCAGTACAATGCTTACCGTACTGTAATCGAGAACATGAAGGGCAAACCGGTTGTTGTGCGTACCCTGGATATCGGTGGTGACAAGGAGCTGCCCTATCTGGATCTTCCGAAGGAAATGAACCCGTTCCTCGGATTCCGGGCGATCCGTCTGTGTCTGGACCGTCAGGATATCTTCCGCACCCAGCTGCGCGCTCTCTTGAGAGCAAGCGCCCATGGCGATCTGCGGATTATGTTCCCGATGATTGCTACACTTGGTGAATTCCGGGCTGCCCGCGACCTGCTGCTGGAAGAGAAGGAGAAGCTTCGCGGCGAAGGCCATGAGGTCTCCGATAGCATCCAGCTCGGCATCATGGTGGAGATTCCCTCCACTGCCGTACTGGCGGATCAGTTCGCCAAGGAAGTTGATTTCTTCAGCATCGGCACCAACGATCTGATTCAATACACGATGGCTGCAGACCGTATGAATGAACGGGTATCCTACCTGTATCAGCCGTACAATCCGGCCATCCTGCGCCTGATCAAAATCGTCATCGACGCCGCCCATGCCGAAGGCAAATGGACTGGCATGTGTGGCGAAATGGCCGGTGACTCCACCGCCATTCCGCTATTGCTGGGTCTGGGTCTGGATGAGTTCAGCATGAGCGCAACCTCCATCCTGCCGGCACGCAGCCAGATTTCCAAGCTGTCTGCCGCCGATATGAAGGAGCTTGCCGCCAAAGCGCTCCAGATGGGCACCGCCGAAGAAGTGGCTGCGCTGGTGCACAGCATCAATGCATAG
- a CDS encoding HPr family phosphocarrier protein, whose translation MQKTFRIIDEDGIHARPATALVNTATKFKGTEAYAEAKGKKVTLKSILGVLSLGLEAGDTLTLITEGSEEVEALSALQEVMIKEGLGELHE comes from the coding sequence ATGCAAAAAACATTCAGAATCATTGACGAAGACGGAATTCACGCACGTCCGGCTACTGCCCTAGTAAATACAGCAACAAAATTCAAAGGTACAGAAGCTTACGCTGAAGCGAAAGGCAAAAAAGTAACGCTGAAATCCATTCTGGGCGTATTGTCCCTGGGCCTTGAAGCAGGCGATACCTTGACCTTGATCACAGAAGGCAGCGAAGAAGTGGAAGCGCTGAGCGCACTGCAGGAAGTGATGATTAAAGAAGGGCTGGGAGAGCTGCATGAATAA